Proteins encoded by one window of Funiculus sociatus GB2-C1:
- the tmk gene encoding dTMP kinase, with translation MQGKLIVFEGVEGSGKTTQIQRSRHWLLERMNQKPSNVVVTREPGGTTLGSRLRQLLLQGHQHPIQDRTELLIFAADRAQHVEEVINPTLLAGGIILCDRFTDSTIAYQGYGRGLSLELIENICQVATDGRTSDLTLWLDVDVEVGLARAKARGTADRMEQADLAFHRRVQQGFTALAAAHPHRIVRVDASRSEAEVQEQIQMILTQKFAQWYPD, from the coding sequence ATGCAGGGCAAGCTGATTGTGTTTGAGGGAGTCGAAGGTAGCGGTAAAACCACCCAGATACAGCGATCGCGCCATTGGCTTCTGGAAAGGATGAATCAAAAGCCATCCAACGTTGTAGTAACCAGGGAACCGGGAGGGACAACATTAGGCAGTCGTTTGCGCCAATTGTTGCTGCAAGGACACCAGCACCCAATCCAAGACAGGACTGAACTACTAATTTTTGCAGCAGATCGCGCTCAACACGTTGAGGAAGTTATTAACCCGACTCTCTTGGCGGGAGGAATTATTTTGTGCGATCGCTTCACAGATTCCACAATTGCCTATCAAGGTTATGGTCGCGGCCTTAGCCTAGAATTAATCGAGAATATCTGCCAGGTAGCGACCGATGGTAGGACAAGTGACCTCACCCTGTGGCTGGATGTTGATGTCGAAGTTGGTTTAGCACGAGCCAAGGCTCGTGGAACTGCTGACCGGATGGAGCAAGCAGACTTAGCGTTTCATCGACGGGTACAGCAAGGCTTCACCGCATTGGCAGCAGCCCATCCGCATCGGATTGTACGGGTGGATGCCAGTCGCAGCGAGGCAGAAGTACAAGAGCAAATTCAGATGATTTTGACTCAGAAATTTGCCCAATGGTATCCAGACTAA